One part of the Dunckerocampus dactyliophorus isolate RoL2022-P2 chromosome 11, RoL_Ddac_1.1, whole genome shotgun sequence genome encodes these proteins:
- the si:ch211-153b23.4 gene encoding uncharacterized protein si:ch211-153b23.4 yields the protein MAQLHVSVGILGISGGSLLLLVNSYGSTPQEDLIPPTALGVLLLIIAAIVAYAGVCRSLSSSQLFSSLCLTVSALWCGSSLVYILTGQGVLEPEDLRSSLVPGLAAFALALFVIGSIALLARKAVLFIIAISISLACGHQIAGLSAEGFGQSATAANYLLVSLVGGYFGAGRLLSTITHGKVELPGTGLKTKGKVKLETRCGCADAVSVGVVMNLLAASVLACPLLGVVPRLFVGHVPWLWTAGVFQLGLCVLFYRAMDPLSATFYGFMAVLRFAEGYSALLSFYSIQPFSPVPFPAVFSVLFFILTLFSFQKSLLEALYHLLFVAYCIAIAAQPQGFFQEGTQGVQAAIFVGSACVLLITTYNIVATKMIPTGQNIFKALVNKTSRLTLHTHDKELHAPHLGYSKYADAEVLGHACSVLATFAVTATIGDRAVLSVLVLPWVVVAGGLLQLLCGSVAFSRGKTFESTVFTLYGVMWTVWGLTRYGGLYGEVRGFNVAVGIIAFLMFNALVTAAALFVNVAWFVYALTFQLIIISFLLDALDALPFGYDIGVTIIFGIVSFYCFGAHIFNSTFQSPQIPLGRGLIRLSGVGGGAHICPHLPARKATSVQQIADIMKNGGICGMPTDTVYVLVAACNRPDAVVKAFKVKKQAQDRPMSMWLSSIKQLDPVRHLLSPLLLDFMEAAWPSSISMVIPRGPWMDTFGLGDAAKHIGTPQSIAIRNPDCSVATHLIDLVGPVAVTSANPTGEADTTHHNQVYAKLGKKVEGVLCDGPSPENIASTVVDCTKIDTGHIGFFRVGLIPKSKVLHIFNEVQKRHTQGQTNPAFETDQPETETETSSAEDSRV from the exons ATGGCGCAGCTGCATGTGTCTGTGGGTATACTGGGCATCTCTGGCG GTTCCCTGCTACTTTTGGTAAACAGCTATGGTAGCACTCCCCAAGAAGACCTCATCCCCCCAACCGCACTGGGGGTACTGCTCCTCATCATCGCTGCCATCGTAGCTTATGCAG GTGTCTGTCGGAGCTTGTCCAGTTCACAGCTCTTCTCCTCCCTGTGTCTGACAGTCTCAGCCCTGTGGTGTGGCTCCAGTCTGGTTTACATCCTGACAGGACAGGGGGTGCTTGAGCCTGAAGACCTTAGATCCTCATTAGTCCCTGGCTTGGCTGCCTTTGCCCTGGCCCTGTTTGTCATAGGCAGCATAGCGCTCCTCGCCAGAAAGGCGGTTCTGTTCATCATCGCCATCAGCATCAGCTTAGCTTGTGGCCATCAAATCGCTGGCCTGTCTGCTGAAGGTTTCGGCCAGTCTGCCACGGCTGCAAACTACCTTCTCGTCAGTCTGGTGGGTGGTTACTTTGGTGCAGGACGTTTGTTGTCCACGATTACGCATGGCAAAGTGGAGCTTCCAGGCACTGGCCTAAAGACAAAAGGCAAGGTGAAGCTCGAGACGCGCTGTGGATGTGCTGACGCAGTGTCAGTGGGTGTGGTGATGAACTTGTTAGCGGCCTCAGTGTTAGCCTGTCCTCTCTTGGGTGTGGTTCCTAGGCTCTTTGTTGGCCACGTCCCCTGGCTGTGGACAGCCGGGGTGTTCCAGCTTGGCCTGTGTGTCCTCTTCTACCGAGCCATGGACCCGCTCTCTGCTACGTTTTACGGCTTCATGGCAGTGCTGAGGTTTGCAGAGGGTTACAGTGCCCTCCTATCCTTCTATTCAATACAGCCCTTCTCACCAGTTCCCTTCCCAGCCGTCTTCTCCGTACTTTTCTTCATCCTGACTCTGTTCAGCTTTCAAAAGAGCTTGCTGGAGGCTCTCTACCACTTATTATTTGTTGCGTACTGTATAGCCATTGCTGCTCAGCCTCAAGGCTTCTTCCAGGAAGGAACCCAGGGTGTACAAGCTGCTATATTTGTCGGCTCCGCATGTGTGCTTTTAATAACGACATACAACATAGTCGCCACCAAAATGATCCCTACGGGGCAGAACATTTTCAAAGCGTTAGTAAACAAAACGAGTAGACTCACGCTTCACACCCATGATAAGGAGCTTCATGCACCTCACCTGGGTTACTCCAAATATGCCGATGCAGAGGTGTTAGGTCACGCCTGTAGTGTCCTGGCTACTTTTGCTGTCACAGCCACAATAGGTGACAGGGCGGTGTTGTCCGTGCTGGTGCTCCCCTGGGTGGTGGTCGCTGGTGGGCTCCTCCAGTTGCTCTGCGGGTCAGTCGCTTTCTCCAGAGGAAAAACCTTTGAGAGCACTGTGTTCACCCTCTACGGGGTGATGTGGACAGTGTGGGGCTTGACTCGATATGGCGGGCTGTACGGCGAAGTGAGAGGCTTTAACGTGGCCGTGGGGATCATCGCCTTCCTGATGTTTAATGCCTTGGTGACGGCCGCGGCTCTGTTTGTGAACGTCGCCTGGTTTGTGTATGCGCTCACCTTCCAGCTCATCATCATCAGCTTCCTGCTGGATGCGCTCGATGCTCTGCCTTTTGGTTATGACATAGGAGTCACCATCATCTTTGGCATTGttagcttttattgttttgggGCTCACATTTTCAACAGCACCTTCCAGTCCCCTCAGATTCCCCTGGGGAGAGGTTTGATAAGGCTGAGCGGGGTCGGTGGCGGGGCACATATCTGTCCACATCTGCCAGCCCGAAAAGCCACATCAGTTCAGCAGATTGCAG ATATCATGAAAAATGGCGGCATATGTGGCATGCCTACTGACACTGTCTATGTGCTGGTGGCAGCTTGCAACAGGCCTGATGCTGTTGTCAAGGCATTCAA GGTGAAGAAGCAAGCACAGGACCGACCCATGTCCATGTGGCTGTCCTCCATCAAGCAGCTTGACCCAGTCAGACACCTGCTAAGCCCCCTTCTGCTGGACTTTATGGAGGCCGCATGGCCGTCATCCATCAGTATGGTTATACCTCGAG GCCCATGGATGGACACCTTTGGTTTAGGAGATGCTGCCAAACACATCGGGACCCCCCAAAGCATCGCTATCAGGAACCCAGACTGTTCGGTGGCCACCCACCTCATTGATCTA GTGGGGCCCGTAGCTGTGACCTCAGCCAACCCGACAGGAGAAGCAGACACCACTCATCACAACCAGGTTTATGCCAAGTTGGGCAAAAAG GTGGAAGGTGTTTTATGTGATGGACCCTCTCCAGAGAACATTGCATCCACTGTGGTAGATTGCACTAAGATTGATACAGGACACATTGGCTTCTTCAGAGTGGGTCTGATCCCTAAATCTAAG GTTCTTCATATTTTCAATGAGGTTCAGAAGCGGCACACACA
- the zgc:174917 gene encoding probable alpha-ketoglutarate-dependent hypophosphite dioxygenase, producing MTTSTSELQETYKQQGFLSGLPVLTETELREATLAFSELEKEFGENYTKYSLHNVHRQYPWVMDLTKHPRILQVVQAIVGPDVILLDSRFICKYPTPKPSSTQGHEDEELPYVAWHQDMRYWGIAGGPVLSVWLALDDSVKENGALRVIPGSHCSGLLPHHQAVRPGNMLTVNQEIPEELLQTEEAVLCPLLAGQMSIHDGLLVHASDANTSQKRRCGFVIRYVPTYAYPIEDPDRPRKFHATQLVCGTDQFKHFSSQAQ from the exons ATGACTACATCCACTAGTGAGCTCCAGGAGACCTACAAGCAGCAGGGCTTCCTCTCAGGCCTGCCGGTGCTGACTGAGACCGAGCTGAGGGAGGCCACGCTCGCCTTTTCCGAGCTGGAGAAagaatttg GTGAGAACTACACCAAGTACAGCCTCCATAATGTTCACCGTCAGTATCCTTGGGTAATGGACCTAACCAAACACCCCCGCATCTTGCAAGTGGTGCAAGCCATCGTGGGCCCTGACGTCATCCTGCTGGACTCCCGCTTCATCTGCAAATATCCAACCCCCAAACCCAGCAGCACTCAGGGCCATGAGGATGAGGAGCTGCCGTATGTGGCTTGGCATCAGGATATGCG GTATTGGGGTATCGCTGGTGGGCCCGTTCTGTCTGTGTGGCTCGCTCTTGATGACTCGGTGAAAGAGAATGGAGCCCTTCGCGTTATACCAG GAAGCCACTGTTCTGGCCTATTGCCCCATCACCAAGCCGTACGGCCTGGAAACATGCTGACTGTCAACCAGGAGATCCCGGAGGAGCTTCTTCAAACTGAGGAGGCTGTGCTTTGCCCTCTCTTGGCTGGACAGATGTCT ATCCACGACGGACTGCTGGTGCACGCCAGTGATGCTAACACATCCCAGAAGAGGCGTTGTGGCTTTGTGATTCGTTACGTTCCCACCTATGCTTACCCCATAGAG GATCCCGACCGTCCCAGGAAATTCCATGCAACACAGTTGGTTTGTGGAACAGACCAATTCAAGCACTTCTCAAGCCAAGCACAataa
- the si:ch211-153b23.5 gene encoding glutamine amidotransferase-like class 1 domain-containing protein 3, mitochondrial, with the protein MAKRVAVILSGCGVYDGTEIHEASAVLVHLSRAGAKVQMFAPNEDQMHVVNHSEGKPTEEKRNILQESARIARGDITDLAKLDVSAFDAVIIPGGFGVAKNLSDWAVSNKNFIIKPSVVKILQDFHKSGKPLALCCISPVLAAKILPGCEVTVGQDTESDMWPYAQTACALKEMGCKYVNKDVEQAHVDVKHKLVTTPAFMGNAPIHKVFDGIGVMVKETLKLA; encoded by the exons ATGGCAAAGCGTGTAGCTGTTATTCTCTCGGGCTGTGGCGTGTACGATGGCACAGAGATCCATGAGGCCTCCGCTGTCCTCGTTCATCTGAGTCGAGCTGGAGCCAAA GTACAGATGTTTGCTCCCAATGAAGACCAGATGCATGTTGTCAATCATTCTGAGGGGAAGCCTACAGAGGAGAAGAGGAACATCCTGCAGGAGAGCGCCCGCATCGCCAGGGGGGACATTACAGATTTGGCCAAGTTAGATGTGTCAGCTTTTGATGCTGTCATCATCCCTG GTGGTTTTGGTGTAGCCAAAAACCTGAGTGACTGGGCAGTAAGCAATAAGAACTTTATCATCAAGCCAAGTGTGGTGAAGATTCTCCAGGACTTCCACAAATCTGGAAAGCCGCTGGCCTTGTGCTGCATCTCCCCAGTCCTTGCTGCCAAAATCCTGCCTGGTTGTGAGGTCACAGTGGGTCAAGACACAGAGAGCGACAT GTGGCCGTACGCCCAGACCGCCTGCGCCTTGAAGGAGATGGGCTGCAAGTACGTGAATAAAGATGTGGAGCAAGCACATGTTGACGTCAAGCATAAACTTGTCACCACACCCGCTTTCATGGGCAATGCCCCCATTCATAAAGTTTTTGATGGAATCGGCGTCATGGTTAAAGAAACTCTTAAACTTGCTTAA